One stretch of Rosistilla oblonga DNA includes these proteins:
- a CDS encoding transaldolase family protein, translating to MSTNTHPTGTVTETIHPDTEQAKQIAEFIGRDIRSDDSLRATADGAFWKRINPTETQLWIDSGDITTIDSLWNAQFSGLTTNNSLLNQEIQRGNYDHLVPEAAKLLPGISETARVREIAFILNVRHALKLVDRFQCDVSVELHTDVANDLESTLAYARRCHKVCPENFVVKIPLTPAGLVAIKQLSGEGIRVNCTLGFSARQNYLATQFARPAFVNVFLGRLNSYIEANDLGSGEFIGEKTALASQAAISACSENKPTRRTRQIAASLRDATQLPLLAGIDVITMPPDVARQAMDVLYDPWQSQLQHVHAAELAPNVDRESVSVDKLWDVTDLERQFVGAAAEKQSLTPHQLRQLAVDHGIDDLFPQMTQEQLQTIADEGKVPVHAHWQERIRDGSLAIDSLMTLAGLAAFAADQSQLDRRIREQLA from the coding sequence ATGTCAACCAATACGCATCCGACGGGAACGGTAACCGAAACCATTCACCCCGATACCGAACAAGCGAAACAGATCGCGGAGTTTATCGGTAGAGACATTCGATCGGATGATTCCCTACGGGCGACAGCTGACGGTGCCTTTTGGAAAAGGATAAACCCTACCGAAACGCAGTTGTGGATCGACAGCGGAGACATTACCACGATCGATTCGCTTTGGAATGCTCAGTTCAGTGGGCTAACAACAAACAATTCGCTCTTGAATCAAGAGATACAACGTGGAAACTACGACCACTTAGTCCCCGAAGCGGCGAAGCTGTTGCCCGGAATTTCCGAGACTGCTCGCGTCCGGGAAATCGCGTTCATCCTCAACGTGCGTCACGCGTTGAAGCTAGTCGATAGGTTTCAGTGCGATGTGAGTGTCGAGCTGCACACGGACGTCGCAAACGATCTCGAATCGACGCTTGCGTACGCACGACGATGCCACAAAGTTTGTCCGGAGAATTTTGTCGTCAAGATTCCGCTGACGCCCGCTGGACTGGTTGCGATCAAGCAGTTGAGTGGCGAGGGGATCCGCGTGAACTGCACCCTTGGTTTTAGCGCTCGCCAAAACTATCTCGCCACCCAATTCGCACGGCCCGCTTTCGTGAACGTCTTCCTTGGCCGTTTGAACTCCTACATCGAAGCGAATGACCTGGGGAGTGGTGAGTTTATCGGCGAAAAAACAGCGTTGGCGAGTCAGGCGGCAATTTCCGCATGTTCGGAAAACAAGCCCACCAGGCGGACGCGACAGATCGCTGCAAGTCTGCGCGATGCGACTCAACTGCCGCTTCTTGCCGGAATCGATGTGATCACGATGCCACCGGATGTTGCTCGCCAAGCAATGGATGTTTTGTACGATCCGTGGCAGAGTCAACTGCAACATGTACATGCGGCCGAACTCGCCCCAAATGTCGATCGAGAATCTGTGAGCGTCGATAAACTGTGGGACGTCACCGACTTGGAACGGCAGTTCGTCGGAGCCGCAGCCGAGAAGCAAAGCCTAACGCCACATCAGTTACGCCAACTGGCTGTCGATCACGGTATCGACGATCTGTTTCCGCAGATGACACAAGAACAACTGCAAACGATCGCCGACGAAGGCAAGGTCCCCGTCCACGCCCATTGGCAGGAACGAATCCGTGACGGAAGCCTTGCGATCGACAGCCTGATGACATTGGCTGGTCTCGCCGCATTCGCCGCCGACCAGTCGCAACTGGATCGGCGGATTCGCGAACAACTGGCCTGA
- a CDS encoding exopolysaccharide biosynthesis protein, whose amino-acid sequence MPNAPLSTILRRIDSLTKEQETISFGNALDAAGQHSFAPILLTIGLIMMAPGPADIPGVPVVLGVLIVIVAAQILIGRKHVWVPLWIERRKIRSKRVHTMIDHIMPWAQRLDRITKPRYSWLLRHAGGGIVAIACILIALTTPLLEFVPMSANVAGAAIATFALAVLSKDGLLAGVAIFFSVAMVALVAWGLFQ is encoded by the coding sequence GTGCCCAATGCACCTTTGAGTACGATCTTGCGTCGTATCGATTCACTAACGAAAGAGCAAGAGACGATCTCGTTTGGCAACGCATTGGATGCGGCAGGACAGCATTCATTTGCACCGATCTTATTAACCATCGGATTGATCATGATGGCCCCCGGCCCTGCCGATATCCCTGGCGTTCCGGTGGTGTTAGGGGTTCTGATCGTAATCGTCGCCGCGCAGATTTTGATCGGTCGGAAACATGTTTGGGTTCCTCTGTGGATCGAGCGCCGCAAAATCCGCAGCAAACGCGTCCACACAATGATCGATCACATCATGCCGTGGGCACAACGATTGGACCGCATCACAAAGCCTCGCTATTCATGGCTGTTGCGTCACGCCGGCGGCGGCATCGTCGCGATCGCATGCATTCTGATCGCATTGACGACGCCACTGTTGGAGTTTGTCCCGATGAGTGCCAACGTCGCGGGCGCTGCGATCGCGACCTTTGCACTCGCAGTGCTTTCGAAGGATGGTCTGCTGGCCGGCGTCGCGATCTTCTTTTCGGTTGCCATGGTCGCTTTGGTCGCGTGGGGTCTATTCCAGTAA
- a CDS encoding DUF1559 domain-containing protein: MRKRSIRSGFTLVELLVVIAIIGILVGLLLPAVQAAREAARRMQCTNNVRQIGLACHNYHSTLRRMPPGRLVYDGTSSAGAPTKVVTGFLAMLLPYMEGSNLHDIYDQTYGFDDVANQTAVNMEVPAFTCPSTPGDRTMPIYAGWNMGWTTDPAALDPNLTGFETSYQGVRGIHRLQGDPLVSGFDSDCGILNETGSRFADITDGTSNTLLLFEMTGKPSHWLLGKQQPSVTNAQFYAYGPWAGNNGIGIYNWSDDGLSKGCNTCTKYINVDNTASPYGFHPGVVAIVLADGSTRTLAETVDAEIFINLCRKQDGNVVGDY, encoded by the coding sequence ATGCGCAAACGGTCTATCCGTTCTGGCTTTACGCTCGTTGAATTGCTTGTTGTGATCGCCATCATTGGCATTCTGGTTGGCTTGTTGTTGCCAGCCGTGCAAGCTGCTCGCGAAGCCGCTCGCCGGATGCAGTGTACCAACAATGTTCGCCAAATCGGTTTGGCGTGCCATAACTACCACTCCACTCTCCGCCGTATGCCTCCGGGACGTCTCGTCTATGACGGCACCAGTTCAGCCGGTGCCCCGACGAAGGTTGTTACCGGTTTTCTTGCGATGCTGCTGCCTTATATGGAAGGCTCCAACCTGCACGACATCTATGATCAAACCTACGGGTTTGATGATGTCGCCAACCAGACAGCAGTCAACATGGAGGTGCCCGCCTTCACCTGTCCGTCGACTCCCGGCGATCGCACGATGCCGATCTACGCAGGATGGAACATGGGCTGGACAACCGATCCGGCAGCACTCGATCCCAATCTGACCGGCTTCGAGACTTCCTACCAAGGCGTTCGCGGAATCCATCGTTTGCAAGGCGATCCGCTGGTCAGTGGCTTCGATTCGGACTGTGGAATTCTCAACGAGACGGGGAGCCGGTTTGCGGACATCACCGACGGGACAAGCAACACGCTGCTGCTGTTTGAAATGACTGGCAAGCCAAGCCATTGGTTGCTCGGCAAACAACAGCCCTCGGTAACAAACGCTCAGTTCTACGCTTACGGACCTTGGGCAGGAAACAATGGTATTGGGATCTATAACTGGTCCGACGACGGTTTGAGCAAGGGCTGCAACACCTGCACCAAATACATTAACGTCGACAACACCGCCTCGCCGTACGGGTTTCATCCCGGAGTTGTCGCAATCGTCTTAGCCGATGGTTCGACTCGCACACTCGCCGAAACCGTCGATGCCGAGATCTTCATCAACTTATGCCGTAAACAAGACGGCAACGTCGTCGGCGACTATTAG
- a CDS encoding MarR family winged helix-turn-helix transcriptional regulator produces the protein MATPTNSPTSQKVGFDSPEQEVFLQLWRTYDCLKTLEEQLFAQHDLSPQQYNALRLLQQVAPAGMQTMELGRQLISRAPDTTRMLDRLQKRGLVARNRRAENRRVVEIALTEAGHALLAELSGSVLQMHHQQLGHLDASQRGDLIDLLKRARRPHEDSSCDWLEDGT, from the coding sequence ATGGCAACTCCCACAAACTCTCCAACGTCGCAGAAAGTCGGCTTCGATTCCCCGGAGCAGGAGGTTTTCCTGCAGCTGTGGCGTACGTACGACTGCCTCAAAACGCTCGAAGAGCAGCTGTTTGCCCAGCACGATCTCTCCCCGCAGCAATACAACGCGCTCCGCTTGCTGCAGCAGGTCGCTCCCGCAGGAATGCAGACGATGGAGCTGGGTCGGCAGCTGATATCCCGCGCTCCCGACACGACGCGGATGTTGGATCGGCTGCAGAAACGAGGGCTGGTCGCGCGAAACCGCCGGGCCGAGAACCGCCGTGTTGTTGAGATCGCACTTACCGAAGCGGGACATGCATTGTTGGCGGAGCTATCCGGTTCGGTGCTGCAAATGCATCATCAGCAATTGGGGCATCTGGACGCGTCGCAGCGCGGCGACTTGATCGACCTACTGAAGCGGGCGCGGCGTCCGCACGAAGATTCCAGTTGTGATTGGTTGGAAGACGGAACGTAA